A genomic window from Brassica oleracea var. oleracea cultivar TO1000 chromosome C8, BOL, whole genome shotgun sequence includes:
- the LOC106309760 gene encoding CASP-like protein 2B1: MSYLGIGISPGNVASYHGGKIKLIDQRLRLTEVLLRCSVSVFALLALILMVTDTQVKRIFVVEKRAKYTDMKSLVFLVVANGIAAAYSSLQSVRCVAGSMKGSVLFSKPLAWAIFSGDQAMAYMSVAAIAAAAESGVIGIRGEEKLQWMKVCNMYSKFCNQGAAVVASASIASIAMVIVSCISAFSLFRLYGATQRRLNLAVVK; this comes from the exons ATGAGTTATCTGGGGATCGGAATCAGTCCCGGAAACGTGGCCAGCTACCACGGAGGCAAGATTAAGTTGATCGACCAGAGGCTTAGGCTAACGGAGGTCCTCTTACGCTGCTCCGTCAGTGTCTTCGCTCTCCTCGCACTTATTCTGATGGTTACAGACACTCAGGTCAAGCGAATCTTCGTAGTTGAGAAGAGGGCCAAGTACACCGACATGAAGTCGCTTGT ATTCTTGGTGGTCGCCAATGGGATAGCTGCGGCTTATTCATCGTTACAGTCGGTTCGTTGCGTGGCGGGTTCGATGAAAGGAAGTGTTTTGTTCAGCAAGCCACTTGCTTGGGCCATTTTCTCCGGTGATCAG GCTATGGCTTACATGAGTGTTGCGGCTATAGCAGCAGCAGCAGAGTCTGGAGTGATTGGAATAAGAGGTGAGGAAAAGCTGCAGTGGATGAAAGTGTGTAATATGTATTCCAAGTTCTGCAACCAAGGGGCTGCAGTGGTTGCTAGCGCCTCTATTGCCTCCATTGCTATGGTGATTGTCTCTTGCATTTCCGCTTTTAGTCTCTTTCGCTTGTACGGTGCAACTCAAAGACGGCTAAACCTCGCCGTGGTGAAGTGA